The genomic stretch aaaataaaatatttagtagaatgttggtaaccaaacagttttggtgaccattgacATCCACTATATggaacatttctcaaaatatcttcttttatgttccacagaagaatgtCATTCAGgttttgagtaaatgatgacagaatgtttggGTGAACACTCCCTTTAATGACCATAACTCTCTACAACATATCTCTAACTCTCTGGGATTGGCTCTCTATCATGCTGTCATAGACTGAGCGATACACACTGAGGACCTCGAGTGCTGTGGGCCGCATGTGAGGCTCCTTCCTCTTGCATTCTGTGTAGATCTGAAACAAGTGGAAATGAATGACATCACTTCCCAGGACATTCCCTAAAAGGAAACGTGTCACATCTGGAATCTTCCAGATGTCCGTCTTTTCATCGTAACCAGGCATGGCTTCATCTGAGAACTGAACATCCTCACCATAAGGCCACAATTGCTCGGGGGCAACAAAGTCCCCAGTGAGCTCATGATGACCGCATTTCACCCCTTGGCTCCCCCTTTTTACCTCAGGCAATGCATCCAGGTCGTTGGCCAAAAGACGCATATCGGATGCGAGAAGAAACtggctgagagttttgtgcagGTCGTTGGAGTCACACATGACTCGGATGCCCACTGGACTGCTGTGCAGGTATGCCAGGAAGGCGACGTAGTCTATTGCCAGCTGTAGTCGAGTATGCCAAGAGTTCCTCCACTGATATCGGTCTTGCGCAAGAGTGGCATCGAGCATTAGTGCTGATCCAAGAGGGTGGTACTCCGTGACAAACACACCATCCTCCTCACACGCCCCTACAAGCGTCACGACGTGGGCGCTCTGCAAGGCACGTAGCATTGACAGTCCATGGAGGAAATCGTCTGTATACTGCTCTGATGACAAGACAGAGAGCGCCACCTTCTGCCCTTGCCACTCCGACAGATACACCTAGAAAACACAATTATGCATCAGTGTAAGTCTCTAAGGATGTATTAAGACAAATAACTCAACAGGGCtattcacacttgaaatagttaaccctgggtcattctaaaccctgggtaaaCAGAATACTGGGTTATCTTGTTTCACGTTTCACAGTTCTCATAATTTACCCGAGGTTAacaattaaaggggacctataatgccccttttcacaagtctctggtgtccccagagtgtgtctgtgaagttttagctcaaaataccccacagatcatttattatagcttgtcaaatttgcccctatttgggagcaaaaacacgctgtttttgtgtgtgtccctttaaatgcaaatgagctgctgctcccggccccctttccagaagagggcggagctttaacagctcacgcttcggttgctcaacaacaacaaagctggagaatctcacgcagccaaaataaggattgtcagtaacggtgttcagccttacattgttcaaacaggagtcagacactgatggagagactcaggaagaagttgcaacttttagaatgaaactggacgtttctgaatggttagtcgataaatttatgtagtcgctgtagagttgattcaactcatcgactagcatgtgccgtcatgttaatcttttgtgaaaatccagcgttgaactgatcctcgtttgtgaagcagtccagcgtaaaatgacagcatggcaacaacactcaacgaaaacaactcttcctcttctctaaagcagcccaacatggcctcaccccaggggcagggtttatgtaaattttggggttagtgatgtcatcAACCCGgaaagaagctcgttgtagtccctaccagctgtttgttgtagtccttaaacagcgatttctgtaaaagaaaatatctccctttgcactgaactttgagcgtcgtaactttgcagatgttgtttatgctcaaacagcaacattacacactaactaaagctaaaaaagtgaaatcataatcaaggacccctttaatcctgggtattcataagctacGTTTCACACtatacattcctaaaccctgggttaacgttcaaatttgcatatttgcagtgtcaATGATTGGATGCATCCTAGTATTACTGACTGTACTTTCGAGTTTATGCTGAATGGACATTttggactataaaggtaagaatgaaacggtctcttcttcactcaattGTCACAATTTCTGTCAGAAATTGACATATTTCCTCTCAAATgatgaatttactgtttatataaaatgtgaTTGTATTTAGGCCTCAAAAATTATAAAAGCTGTGTTCATTTGTTAAGATTATTATgataaacaaaacatgtaagagtcataaacttttgttggtcagaGAGCTTATTTTCTGAAATAATCCAAAAGTCAATGGAAAAATCTAGTCTCAGTCAAGTCTACGGATCGCCGGCTGAACATGAACTGATGCTTAAGGCACACAAAATgagaaacacttcaggagtttcaaaGTCACCacctgattggttgaattctacaggatttctgggatatatgtgtgtgtgtgtcacattcTTTAATGACCCACCTGGAAAAAAGTCGTTTTGGAATAAGAAAGCTGTCGTGTTTACAACTATTGCAAGGAGCACTTATGTTCAACTAAatttgatttcaaaacactgctttggagtgttacgaatcttttgtgtcgattcagtgattcaaaccattaaaaactgctgaaatcacatgactttggcgctccaaaccactgattcgattcgtaaagctccgaagcttcatgaagcagtgatttgaaatcggccatcactagataaaaagattgttaaaaagtcattattttgtttttttgatgcacaaaaaatattctcgtcactttataatattaagattgaaccactgtactcacatgaactgatttaaatatgtttttagtacctttatggatcttgagagaggaagtaccactgctggctatgcaggcctcactgagccatcggatttcatcaaaaatatcttaatttgtgttccgaagatgaacgaaggtcttacggttgtagaatgacatgagggtgagtaataaatgacattattttttatttttgggtgaactaaccctttaattgtaaatagccttcactatatttgtttttatttccttCAAATGGCACGTTTTTAAATAATGGATTCAAATGTGGGCTTaattaagtttatatatatgtaataatcATTTTTCGATTAATAGATCAAAAAAATAATCAACAGATTAATTGATCATCAAAACAACCGCTAATTGCATCTTCTCACCTTCTTTACAGCTCCTTGTCCGATGAGCTTCACACGGCGGACCTCAGCGCGAATTTCCGGACACCGTAGCCAAGGAGTACAGGCGGTCATTGTGCCCACTTTAAAGTAGCGAAGCGGgcactgtgtgtgtgctgaGAGAGGGTTAGTGTCCTGATACAGGGCATCTAGGTAGAAATACAGCAGCAGATTGGCGCAAAGGAGAGCTGCCAGGCAAAGCAAAACTGCGGGCAGTCCACACCTCGCCCCAGTGATGCCATAGACAGCAGTGCCACCCATAATGACATCTTAACCTATCGATTGAAACATATGAAGAGATTTCAGACAAATATTAGTGGGAAATGAGAACATATATAAGAGGTTTGGGTTGTTTGAAGGTAACACCATAACAGATGACACctataaagatttttaaaatgcttttttgagAGATTTTGGGAGTGCTTCAGTGCCTTATATTGGAGTGTCATCtgttataatgcattttgtCTAAATTCACGATGCTACTCGCTGCATTTTTAAACGGACTAGTGATTTGAGCACTGAAAAAACATTTAGCACAGAGTTTTGTCTAATATGATTTCGTGAATTAATGCCTTTAACACACCAGTTTGCATTAGTATAAGTGTACTGGTTCACCAGCCGCAGACAGTGTCCTTCAATTCATGCGATGCTAATGCAATTCCTCTCTTCTGTGCAAGTGTTGAATAGTTGGTGGTTCAAATTCCACGCTGTCCAATTTCTCTGCTGTGTTTTTCCGGATTGTCTCGCTCTATGGAATTATTAGAAGAGCAGCGCACTGGATCCCTGGAGTCATAGCGCCATCTAGCGCCATCGCGGTGAAACAACCTCGCAATCCAGAGCCCAATCTTGAGGGCGAAAAGATAACACTCCTGATGTAGAGAGGGAAAAGTTTCCAAAAACAAATTTCAGCAGAATTTGTAGCACTTCAGTATGAGCGGAACCCTTGGCACAATCAAAATGCTTCCCAAGGGTGCCACTGAGATTTAGGTTTGAACTTCTGACCTCTGTTTCAGTTCTCCCCTCAACGTTTTCAAaggcataaataaataaataatggaaGTGATTCATAGGCTACTGAattaatatgttgtatttggttTGACATCTTTGGGTCAAACAGTCTTGGAGTTAAATGGATTAAATGATATTCTATATAAAAAGTACCTAAggaatattctttaaaaaaaacccaaaaaacactgggttaaaaacgacccaatttgggttgttttcaacctaagggctgggtaaatataggacagaacacaaGTTGGGTTaatttaacccagcataatggTTTGcataatttaaacttattaaataCTCCACACACAACCACTGATTTGCATGAAAATTGCTTTATTTTCgatcatattttacagtatagcatattttatatagcttttaatacatattgcctaATTTAagcttgtttaaaaaatattagaagtaaaaattaaacatttagaagttaTTCAAGTGTAATCGATCAGTAtctgttgtcctgtttccaccgtaacgccgctggatctcgtgccggagatgACTCGCGTTTGGCGTTTGAACTGCTAACTTTAGACCACCGCCCTGCGTTTCACTCATAgccgaaaaatgctgtgactgactgcataacctgtccataaacAATCAatgtacaattctgagaacatattttaacatcataagaatttatatactgtaactttctttttaaattataaaattttatgcaaggcatcaggcGAAAAGACTGACGCGACACTCTTCTAGGTGACTCACATCGCgcccctgtatgttgctttgcataaaattaaatgatatacagaaaaataaagaatttttagataaaataaaacgtacacaaacctgtattttaccgaagacatgcaccaatttgtcggagctgcactgctctctcctgaagaggaCGCAAAAAGCCTGCGATAAACAACTCAAGGCGTGTAAAAGTAGGGTAACACGCCTTGGGTAGTTTTTTAGtgacaaaaactacccaaacactgggttatcacgtctgacccaggagctgggtaacacaaaaactacccaaacactcgAAAATACAAGGtctaaaagtgtgtgtgtgtgtgtgtgtgtgtgtgtgtgtgtgtgtgtgtgtgtgtgtgtgtgtagcctatatatatatatatatatatacacagtggcCCCAacatgtataaatgtttttgtgaaatagggacatttattttaaggaaATACAGCACAAAATAGAGAAAAGCTAGTATTTGTCTGCAGATGCCacatggtttgatattttgtatctaatgcaatgaaTTCTATTTTTAAGTACCCAAAATTATTTTTAGGGCCACACTTTTCCTATAGACTACCACACAGTTTTTGTACTTCTAGCACCGGTagtgcaaattaaaaaaattaaaacacaggattttatttatatatatatatatatatatatatatatatatatatatcagtatgGATTATGGAAGGTATTATAGCATACTTCAAGATGGATCTGCCCATTATTAACAtagtaaatgatgaattttaAGAGGCCTCCAGCCAAACAATTTTCCCAAAAGTGGGTAAAAACCCATTTCACACTTTAGGTGCTTTTGTTATTAGTTATACACACTATGTTCTTTGACCCACACGTGAGTTATC from Ctenopharyngodon idella isolate HZGC_01 chromosome 13, HZGC01, whole genome shotgun sequence encodes the following:
- the pomk gene encoding protein O-mannose kinase, with the translated sequence MGGTAVYGITGARCGLPAVLLCLAALLCANLLLYFYLDALYQDTNPLSAHTQCPLRYFKVGTMTACTPWLRCPEIRAEVRRVKLIGQGAVKKVYLSEWQGQKVALSVLSSEQYTDDFLHGLSMLRALQSAHVVTLVGACEEDGVFVTEYHPLGSALMLDATLAQDRYQWRNSWHTRLQLAIDYVAFLAYLHSSPVGIRVMCDSNDLHKTLSQFLLASDMRLLANDLDALPEVKRGSQGVKCGHHELTGDFVAPEQLWPYGEDVQFSDEAMPGYDEKTDIWKIPDVTRFLLGNVLGSDVIHFHLFQIYTECKRKEPHMRPTALEVLSVYRSVYDSMIESQSQRVRDML